CCATCCTGACCTGTTTGTCCGGGATGGAGAGGAGATCGTTGCGGGGGGAGTCACGTTGAAAGTTATGCACACCCCTGGCCATAGCCCCGGAGGGATATGTCTTGTTGCCGACGGGATAGTTTTTACGGGAGATACTGTGTTTGCGGGGTCTATAGGCAGAACCGATTTCTACGGTGGCAGTATTGAGGCGTTGAAGGAGTCTTTCAAAAAGGTCCTTTCTCTGCCGCCGGAAACAAAATTATTGCCGGGTCATGGGAACTGGACTACAGTTGAGGATGAATGGCAGCAGAACTTCTTTGTTCATGAACTATAGTCAAATGAAGCAATAAACCGTATCGGTGCCCTATAGTTTTTCTTGATTTTTCAAGGCATTTCCTCTTTTTTTTAAAAACTGTAATATTTTGCTTGCAAAGTTAATTCAATATATTTATAATCAGGGTTCGTCAGTTAAGCCATATTGAATTAATATGGCTTCTGCAGTTGTCCAGAGTACCTTTTAAATCAGTAAACAGGTATTCCGGGCTTCGTGTTCTTTGAAAACTATAGAGCAGGTCACGTTAAGTTTGAGTTTAAGAGAAACCAGTATCAAATGAGAGTTTGATCC
This Nitrospirota bacterium DNA region includes the following protein-coding sequences:
- a CDS encoding MBL fold metallo-hydrolase, coding for MNIETIVVGPLQVNCYVAYDENSLDALVIDAGDEPDKILRFIRSKNLTVSRIICTHAHFDHTGAIAALREKTGAKVMLHVDDLEVYLRVESQGAIWGFHVVQPPHPDLFVRDGEEIVAGGVTLKVMHTPGHSPGGICLVADGIVFTGDTVFAGSIGRTDFYGGSIEALKESFKKVLSLPPETKLLPGHGNWTTVEDEWQQNFFVHEL